One window from the genome of Methylophaga thalassica encodes:
- a CDS encoding efflux RND transporter permease subunit, with the protein MIDSIIRFAINQRWLVMFLTLITAGLGVYNAYKLPIDAVPDITNKQVQINTEVPGYSPLESEQRVTYLVETAMAGLPELKYTRSISRYGLSQVTVVFEDDKDIYLARQQISERLLSIRTELPMGAEPQLGPVASGLGEIFTYAISAEEDAVKEDGQPYTAEDLRTIQDWIIRPQLVKVPGVTEINSVGGFEREYQVAPDPAKLIAYKLTLADVADALKNNNQNVGAGYIEHNGEQWLVRSPGQLQTLEDIENVVITKRDDMPITIGDIAEVFLGKQLRTGAATQNGKETVLGTAFMLMGENSRIVAKAVADKLTAVNRSLPRGIKAEAVYTRTTLVEDTIATIQKNLLEGAILVIVVLFALLGNFRAAFITALIIPLSMLFAVTGMVSNRVSGNLMSLGAIDFGLIVDGAVIVVENALRRLGMAQDRLGRLLTLEERLAEVANSTREVFNPAVFGVLIIMLVYLPLFALGGVEAKMFEPMAFTVVAALTGALILAMTFVPAAIAIFVRGNIEHKENILMRGARKLYSPLLNMAIKTPVLITITALFFVMIIASLSTRMGTEFLPKLDEGDVALHALRISGTGLEQAVDMQNQLEAIIREFDQVERVFAKIGTPDIATDPMPPSVADTFLILKARSEWSDPTQSKDDFLAELRKAVEAVPGNKYEFTQPIEMRFNELIAGVRADVAVRIYGDDLETLNSVGQLAIELISAVDGAADVRMEEITGLPMLSIEPDRVHLALLGLSVNDMQQTIQTAIGGEDVGLIYEGDRRFRLVVRLAEEKRQNIDYLSRLPVALTKSEDPDLSYVPLGEIAEIKTYVGPNQINRESGKRHVLVSANVTGRDLGSFITDIQNTVNQRLNMPSGYWVEYGGTFEQLQSATKRLSIVVPATLVLILALLISAFRSIKDALLIFTGIPLALTGGLLALLFRDMPLSISAAVGFIALSGIAVLNGIVMLSFIKQLREKGETLLIAVRNGAMQRLRPVLMTALVASLGFIPMALNTGTGAEVQRPLATVVVGGIISSTLLTLIVLPALYVLLYRRQKSVPK; encoded by the coding sequence ATGATTGATAGCATTATCCGCTTTGCAATAAACCAGCGCTGGCTGGTGATGTTCTTGACACTAATTACTGCAGGGCTTGGAGTATATAACGCCTACAAATTACCTATTGATGCCGTGCCTGACATCACTAATAAGCAGGTACAAATCAACACCGAAGTCCCAGGTTATTCACCACTTGAGTCTGAACAGCGAGTCACTTACTTGGTTGAAACGGCTATGGCTGGCTTGCCGGAATTGAAATACACACGGTCAATTTCACGTTATGGTTTATCTCAAGTCACCGTCGTATTTGAAGATGATAAAGACATTTACCTTGCACGTCAGCAAATCAGTGAACGATTGTTATCTATACGAACTGAGTTACCTATGGGTGCGGAACCTCAGCTTGGTCCTGTCGCTAGTGGTTTGGGTGAAATATTCACCTATGCCATCAGTGCTGAAGAAGATGCTGTTAAAGAAGATGGTCAACCCTACACAGCAGAAGATCTAAGAACGATACAAGACTGGATTATCCGTCCACAGTTAGTCAAAGTACCAGGAGTGACTGAAATCAATAGTGTAGGCGGATTTGAACGTGAGTATCAGGTTGCTCCTGATCCTGCAAAATTAATCGCTTATAAGCTGACATTGGCTGATGTGGCTGACGCCCTAAAAAATAACAATCAAAATGTCGGAGCAGGTTATATCGAACATAACGGTGAGCAATGGTTAGTGCGCTCTCCGGGGCAGTTACAGACACTCGAAGATATAGAAAATGTCGTTATAACCAAACGTGATGACATGCCCATCACAATAGGTGACATTGCCGAGGTATTTCTTGGTAAACAGTTACGCACCGGTGCTGCCACTCAAAACGGAAAAGAAACGGTACTGGGTACAGCCTTCATGTTGATGGGTGAAAACAGTCGGATCGTCGCCAAAGCTGTCGCAGATAAACTGACTGCGGTTAACCGGAGCCTGCCAAGAGGTATCAAGGCAGAAGCTGTTTATACACGGACAACACTCGTCGAAGATACTATCGCAACTATTCAGAAGAACCTACTTGAAGGTGCAATTCTGGTTATCGTTGTACTGTTTGCCTTACTCGGTAATTTCCGGGCAGCTTTCATCACAGCACTCATTATCCCATTAAGCATGTTATTTGCAGTGACAGGAATGGTCAGCAACCGTGTATCGGGTAATCTGATGAGTTTAGGGGCAATAGATTTTGGTTTAATTGTCGATGGCGCTGTCATCGTTGTCGAGAATGCACTCCGTCGGCTTGGGATGGCTCAAGACAGACTGGGACGTTTACTAACATTAGAAGAACGATTAGCTGAGGTAGCTAATAGCACGCGTGAAGTATTCAACCCTGCTGTATTTGGTGTACTCATTATCATGCTTGTGTATCTGCCCTTATTTGCGCTTGGGGGTGTAGAAGCCAAGATGTTTGAACCGATGGCCTTTACTGTTGTTGCTGCACTGACGGGTGCATTGATACTTGCGATGACTTTTGTGCCCGCAGCTATTGCTATCTTTGTTAGAGGTAACATTGAGCATAAAGAAAACATCCTTATGCGCGGTGCCAGAAAGCTTTATAGTCCACTTCTTAATATGGCGATAAAAACACCAGTATTGATCACTATTACAGCTTTGTTTTTTGTCATGATAATCGCTAGTTTATCAACTCGAATGGGCACGGAATTCCTGCCGAAATTAGATGAAGGTGATGTTGCCTTGCACGCGCTGAGAATCAGTGGGACAGGACTTGAACAAGCAGTTGATATGCAGAATCAACTGGAGGCGATCATCAGAGAGTTTGACCAAGTTGAGCGTGTTTTTGCCAAAATTGGTACACCTGATATTGCCACTGATCCCATGCCACCCAGTGTAGCTGATACCTTCTTGATTCTGAAAGCACGCTCAGAATGGTCAGATCCCACACAGAGCAAAGACGACTTTTTAGCTGAACTCAGAAAAGCGGTCGAAGCGGTTCCGGGCAATAAATATGAATTTACTCAGCCCATTGAGATGCGATTCAACGAATTGATCGCCGGTGTCAGGGCAGATGTTGCTGTGAGGATATATGGGGATGATCTCGAAACACTCAATTCAGTGGGCCAGTTAGCAATAGAGCTCATTTCTGCTGTTGATGGTGCGGCTGATGTTCGAATGGAAGAAATCACAGGGCTTCCTATGCTTTCTATTGAGCCAGATCGCGTTCATCTTGCACTCTTAGGCCTCAGCGTCAATGATATGCAGCAAACCATTCAAACAGCGATTGGTGGTGAGGATGTGGGGCTCATATACGAAGGTGACAGACGATTTAGACTTGTCGTCAGACTGGCTGAAGAAAAAAGACAGAACATTGATTATCTGTCGAGATTACCTGTCGCTCTGACTAAAAGTGAAGATCCGGACCTCTCGTATGTGCCACTTGGTGAAATTGCTGAAATCAAAACGTATGTAGGGCCAAATCAAATCAACCGGGAAAGTGGTAAACGTCATGTACTTGTATCAGCAAACGTGACAGGACGAGACCTAGGTTCCTTTATCACGGATATTCAAAATACGGTCAATCAACGCTTGAACATGCCATCAGGATACTGGGTTGAATATGGTGGTACATTCGAACAACTCCAATCTGCAACTAAAAGGCTATCAATAGTAGTACCAGCTACATTAGTCCTGATTTTAGCTTTGTTGATTAGTGCATTCCGATCTATCAAGGATGCCTTACTTATTTTTACAGGCATACCTTTGGCACTGACAGGAGGATTATTAGCACTGCTATTTAGAGATATGCCTCTATCTATATCAGCCGCAGTTGGCTTTATCGCATTGTCTGGTATAGCAGTGCTTAATGGCATTGTAATGCTTTCGTTTATAAAACAGTTACGCGAAAAAGGTGAAACATTACTGATAGCGGTCAGGAATGGAGCAATGCAGCGATTACGTCCCGTCTTGATGACAGCACTAGTGGCAAGTTTAGGCTTTATACCTATGGCATTGAACACAGGGACTGGAGCAGAAGTACAGCGTCCTTTAGCAACTGTCGTAGTAGGTGGAATTATATCTTCAACACTTTTAACGCTGATTGTACTGCCTGCACTATATGTACTTTTATACCGTCGGCAGAAATCTGTGCCCAAATAA
- a CDS encoding DUF3147 family protein: MWYYITKFAISATLIVAISELAKRSSMLGAVLASLPIVSIIAMIWLYHESGDTAKVIALASDIVWLVLPSLVLFIALPILLKHEFSFYLSLSISIALTVIAYLLMLGTIHLIRG, translated from the coding sequence ATGTGGTACTACATCACCAAATTTGCTATCAGTGCGACTCTTATCGTAGCTATATCCGAACTCGCGAAGCGAAGTTCAATGCTGGGTGCAGTGCTGGCGTCATTACCAATAGTCTCTATTATCGCGATGATTTGGCTGTATCACGAAAGTGGGGATACAGCCAAAGTCATCGCACTGGCATCGGATATAGTCTGGCTGGTTCTGCCTTCGCTTGTGTTGTTTATCGCCCTGCCGATCTTACTGAAGCACGAATTCAGCTTTTATTTGAGTCTGAGTATTTCAATAGCACTGACTGTTATCGCCTATCTGCTGATGCTTGGCACAATACATCTGATCCGAGGTTAG
- a CDS encoding TolC family protein, translated as MKLLLNYRARYFSALLMLVVPSLAPAIDLTTAVSKTLATNPTLQLYPYHVRALEGNELQAGLKPNPTLHIDLENAFGTGQTRFLSGYELTLSLSQVIELGEKREQRISVAKGNILTLQREYEVKRLDITANVLRDYYQALRLQHLLIWNNHKIKIEEAALDVIQRRANAGVVGKADVIRMQLRLAKSEAKKSELEFQHSNALNMLASNWSGVADFESVDGDLNQTPLAPNIASLLTAVQTTPDYLLLEAQTRVSEAHLALAQAESQANITVGAGIRRLEANNDNAFIFNFSMPLQWNNQNQGNIASAYSTHEARLAHQELLKTQLEVVMKRITTAMENNIQQLELVESKLRPVAKSLLNEVERGYRLGLYNVLQWVDAQDELFNIERERIEAQHALHLQYLELERLSGTDLASLSAH; from the coding sequence ATGAAATTATTACTAAATTATCGTGCGCGATATTTTTCGGCACTATTGATGTTGGTTGTACCAAGTCTGGCTCCTGCTATTGACCTAACAACAGCAGTGAGTAAAACACTTGCCACGAACCCTACACTGCAACTCTACCCTTACCATGTTAGAGCTCTTGAAGGGAACGAACTCCAAGCCGGGCTAAAACCCAACCCGACTTTACACATCGATCTTGAAAATGCGTTTGGTACAGGTCAAACCCGCTTTTTATCTGGTTATGAATTAACACTGTCACTGAGCCAAGTTATCGAGCTTGGTGAGAAACGTGAGCAACGGATCAGCGTTGCAAAAGGAAACATCCTTACTCTTCAACGAGAATATGAAGTCAAACGCTTGGACATCACTGCAAATGTGCTTCGTGATTACTATCAAGCTCTTCGACTTCAACATTTGCTGATTTGGAACAACCATAAAATAAAAATAGAAGAAGCAGCATTAGACGTTATTCAACGTAGAGCTAATGCAGGAGTCGTTGGTAAAGCTGACGTTATTCGTATGCAGTTACGACTAGCCAAGTCAGAAGCAAAAAAATCTGAGTTGGAATTCCAGCACTCAAATGCACTTAATATGCTGGCCTCTAACTGGTCTGGAGTCGCTGATTTTGAAAGCGTTGACGGTGATCTAAATCAAACACCATTAGCTCCAAACATCGCTTCATTACTCACTGCCGTTCAAACTACCCCAGATTACTTGTTACTTGAAGCACAAACGCGTGTCAGTGAAGCTCACTTGGCGCTGGCGCAAGCTGAAAGTCAGGCGAATATCACTGTAGGCGCAGGCATAAGACGGTTAGAAGCAAATAATGACAATGCTTTTATCTTCAACTTTTCCATGCCATTGCAATGGAATAATCAAAACCAAGGAAACATTGCATCCGCGTACTCAACACATGAAGCAAGACTTGCTCATCAGGAGCTCTTAAAAACCCAGCTTGAAGTTGTGATGAAACGCATTACCACCGCTATGGAGAATAATATTCAACAACTCGAACTCGTTGAAAGTAAGTTGCGTCCAGTGGCGAAGTCTTTACTTAATGAAGTTGAGCGAGGCTATCGACTTGGTCTCTATAACGTACTTCAGTGGGTCGATGCTCAAGATGAACTATTCAATATTGAACGTGAGCGTATCGAGGCTCAGCATGCCCTTCATCTCCAATATCTTGAATTAGAACGTCTGAGTGGGACTGATCTAGCCTCACTTTCGGCACATTAA
- a CDS encoding calcium/sodium antiporter, translating into MLYPFAAIVIGLALLVWSADRFVEGAASTAKYFGLSPLLIGMVIVGFGTSAPEMVVSAFAAIEGNPGIALGNAYGSNITNIALILGITALISPIVFHSTVLRKELPILLLITLLAGWQLIDGELSLIDAMVLLAVFAMLMGWTIVQGLISKSDAIAMETKAELDIRTMPIRNALMWLLIGLILLIISSRILVWGAVEIAHQFGVSDLIIGLTVVAVGTSLPELASSVIAARKGEHDLALGNILGSNLFNTLVVVGIAGTIAPLQVPQEVLSRDMLVMLMLTVLLFVFGFRLRGNGRINRIEGSILIVAYVGYTTYLVSSVMG; encoded by the coding sequence ATGCTTTATCCTTTTGCTGCAATTGTGATTGGTCTAGCCTTGCTAGTGTGGAGTGCCGACAGGTTTGTTGAAGGTGCGGCTTCTACTGCCAAGTATTTTGGATTATCACCACTGCTTATCGGGATGGTCATCGTTGGTTTCGGTACTTCAGCACCAGAAATGGTGGTGTCTGCATTTGCGGCTATAGAGGGTAATCCTGGAATCGCCTTGGGTAACGCTTACGGTTCAAACATTACCAATATCGCTCTCATTTTGGGGATAACGGCGCTAATCAGTCCGATCGTATTTCATTCAACGGTTTTACGAAAAGAGTTGCCAATTCTTCTCCTTATTACATTACTGGCCGGTTGGCAGCTGATTGACGGCGAACTGTCGTTGATTGACGCAATGGTTTTGCTAGCAGTCTTTGCAATGCTGATGGGGTGGACGATTGTTCAAGGCTTAATCAGCAAATCAGACGCCATTGCGATGGAGACAAAAGCAGAACTCGACATACGCACTATGCCGATACGTAATGCGTTAATGTGGTTGCTGATAGGACTGATATTGCTCATCATAAGCTCTCGCATACTTGTCTGGGGCGCTGTTGAAATCGCACACCAATTTGGCGTCAGTGATTTGATTATTGGCCTGACAGTGGTTGCCGTGGGTACCTCATTACCAGAGCTAGCATCGTCTGTTATTGCTGCACGCAAAGGAGAGCACGACCTCGCACTTGGCAACATTCTTGGTTCTAACCTGTTTAACACGTTGGTTGTTGTGGGTATTGCTGGGACGATTGCTCCATTGCAAGTGCCACAAGAAGTGTTGAGCAGAGACATGTTAGTGATGCTAATGCTAACCGTTTTACTCTTTGTATTCGGCTTTCGCTTACGTGGTAATGGCAGAATTAATCGAATCGAAGGTTCGATACTAATAGTGGCTTATGTTGGATATACGACGTACTTAGTTAGTAGTGTTATGGGTTGA
- a CDS encoding phage integrase, with the protein MDYKHKLTPALATKLSQQQTDKHFEVTDTIIAGFKLKRYISGTMTFSLMYTAPDGRRLRYTMGNYPALSVPAARKLAEQLYAQVKLGRDIQREKQAAREVKPVPKLGDFIYNTYLPWFTTHHKAPKAKLPFNQFKHLFGKQLDKVTAWDIESWRSKRHKEGLSTSTSNRYIGTLKAMFNRAVEWEVIEQNPLNKVKKQKSDSRAIIRYLSVDEEQRLRATLRSRDRRLAESNPFYAGGRFTRLEAILGGFPDHVHPMVLLLINTGMRRGEMFNLRWQDVDFVNKRITVVGNTSKTGQTRYIPLNKEAFRVLDVWHKQTKRSSGYVFVGKNGERFTNIDKAWKVLLRDAQIQDFRLHDLRHHFASRLVSAGIDLNSVRELLGHTDIKMTLRYAHLAPAHLSEAVAVLNQ; encoded by the coding sequence ATGGACTACAAACACAAGCTAACACCTGCCCTCGCTACCAAGCTAAGCCAACAACAAACCGACAAGCATTTTGAAGTCACAGACACCATTATTGCCGGTTTCAAATTGAAGCGCTACATCTCCGGCACAATGACGTTTAGCCTGATGTACACCGCCCCAGATGGCCGTCGTTTGCGTTATACGATGGGTAATTACCCTGCTCTATCCGTTCCAGCCGCTCGTAAGCTTGCAGAGCAACTATACGCTCAAGTGAAACTCGGTCGAGACATCCAGCGTGAAAAGCAAGCCGCACGAGAAGTGAAACCCGTGCCGAAGCTCGGTGATTTTATCTACAACACGTACCTACCTTGGTTCACTACCCACCACAAAGCCCCAAAAGCGAAACTGCCGTTCAATCAGTTCAAACATCTTTTTGGCAAACAACTAGACAAAGTGACTGCATGGGACATAGAAAGCTGGCGTTCAAAGCGCCATAAAGAAGGTCTAAGTACTTCAACTTCTAATCGTTACATTGGTACACTCAAAGCTATGTTCAATCGGGCTGTTGAGTGGGAAGTGATTGAACAAAACCCACTCAACAAAGTCAAAAAACAGAAGTCTGACAGCCGCGCTATCATCCGTTATCTATCCGTTGATGAAGAACAGCGTCTGAGAGCCACCCTGCGATCCCGTGATCGTCGTTTGGCCGAATCTAACCCATTCTATGCTGGTGGTCGTTTCACACGCTTAGAAGCGATCCTAGGCGGTTTCCCCGATCACGTTCATCCTATGGTGTTATTGCTGATAAATACCGGTATGCGTCGAGGCGAAATGTTCAACCTTCGCTGGCAAGATGTCGACTTCGTGAACAAACGAATTACTGTAGTTGGCAACACGTCTAAAACGGGTCAAACACGTTACATACCTCTAAACAAAGAAGCATTTCGCGTTTTAGATGTTTGGCACAAACAAACCAAACGGTCATCCGGTTATGTATTCGTCGGCAAAAACGGTGAACGCTTCACTAACATCGACAAAGCATGGAAGGTGCTTCTCCGTGATGCTCAAATCCAAGACTTTCGTCTCCACGATTTACGTCACCACTTTGCAAGCCGGCTTGTATCAGCTGGCATCGATTTGAATAGCGTCCGTGAGCTGCTGGGTCACACCGACATTAAAATGACTCTCCGGTATGCTCACCTTGCTCCCGCCCATCTATCAGAGGCCGTTGCAGTACTCAATCAATAA
- a CDS encoding site-specific integrase has translation MASYTKRAGGQWQAKVRKKGYPVQTKTFRNKSLAQKWATQVETQMDSKIFISSSLAETYTFQELAERYIREVLPSKKSAIKMESMIRGICTHLGIYTAIRLTPDVLAGFRDNRLKTVKNETVRKDLLCIKRILDIASKEWGMYLPHGNPVEKVTIPPQPKRGRERRLEQGEIERLLSVAKEYGGELYDIITLAIETAMRRGEIANIRWENIDKKKRIVKLLDTKNGDNRVVPLSLTALNVLKTMPRNITGKVFSLRADSITTAFDRCCKRAKIHDLRFHDLRHEATSRLFEQGLNIMEVSSITGHKDLGMLKRYTHLRAEDLAKRL, from the coding sequence ATGGCTAGTTACACGAAACGGGCAGGTGGACAGTGGCAGGCAAAAGTGCGCAAAAAAGGCTATCCCGTCCAAACAAAAACATTCCGTAATAAATCTTTGGCTCAAAAATGGGCTACTCAAGTTGAAACTCAAATGGACAGTAAAATATTCATATCGAGTTCACTAGCTGAAACTTACACATTCCAAGAATTAGCTGAACGTTATATTCGTGAAGTCCTGCCTAGCAAAAAGTCTGCAATTAAAATGGAGTCGATGATTCGAGGTATATGCACACATCTAGGCATTTACACTGCGATTAGATTAACCCCTGATGTACTAGCTGGATTCAGGGACAATCGGCTCAAAACTGTAAAAAATGAAACGGTAAGGAAGGACTTGCTCTGTATAAAACGTATTTTGGATATCGCTTCTAAAGAATGGGGGATGTATCTACCTCATGGCAATCCGGTTGAAAAGGTAACCATTCCGCCACAGCCAAAAAGGGGAAGAGAAAGACGACTTGAGCAAGGTGAAATCGAGCGATTGTTAAGTGTTGCAAAAGAATATGGTGGTGAACTCTATGACATTATTACACTTGCCATCGAGACGGCTATGCGAAGAGGGGAGATTGCTAATATTCGTTGGGAAAACATAGATAAGAAAAAGCGTATCGTAAAATTATTAGATACAAAGAATGGTGACAATAGAGTTGTGCCTTTATCTTTGACAGCTTTAAATGTTTTGAAAACGATGCCTAGAAATATCACAGGCAAAGTTTTTTCATTAAGAGCCGACTCGATAACAACAGCTTTTGATAGATGTTGCAAACGAGCAAAAATACATGATCTACGTTTTCATGATTTGAGACATGAAGCTACAAGTCGTTTATTTGAACAAGGACTTAATATCATGGAAGTTTCATCTATCACTGGCCATAAAGATTTAGGAATGTTGAAACGTTACACTCACCTAAGAGCTGAAGACTTAGCTAAAAGGCTTTAA
- a CDS encoding efflux RND transporter periplasmic adaptor subunit produces MKLYLFILALFFYSPVFAAGGHGHGHDDNAHESPPEGPHGGRLLEGNGLNLEITIVESGIPPEMRIYPYWKNGDTVDPEEVNLTVNLNRTGGQQDLIDFSPESDYLLGDAEIVEPHSFEVEVNATFKGDDYHWHFESYEGRAEIPPRLLELSEVETETAGAKTITVTHTVYGIISKAEDNVFHVHAPYSGIVQEVDVQTGDKVKKGQRLLTVRNQQTLQTYAVTSPASGEVTLRPVKRGDHTDIGTLVEVSNLSTVWVEMSMFPKDIEVIAKGMTVIVGDLHGEHTAESKLDYLSPQMTGGHIARARATITNPDGKWRPGMHVMADVIVEQVEVPLAVKRSALQTFRDMPVVFGRFGNVFEVRMVQLGRQDKNYVEVTGGLEAGTDYVTNNSYLLKAEVLKDGASHDH; encoded by the coding sequence ATGAAATTGTATCTATTTATACTGGCGTTGTTTTTTTACTCACCAGTTTTTGCTGCCGGTGGTCACGGCCATGGTCATGATGACAATGCACATGAATCACCACCTGAAGGACCTCATGGAGGCAGACTGTTAGAAGGTAATGGACTGAATCTCGAAATCACTATTGTCGAGTCTGGCATTCCACCGGAGATGCGAATTTATCCATACTGGAAAAATGGTGATACGGTTGATCCAGAAGAAGTCAATCTAACAGTTAATCTTAACCGTACTGGTGGACAACAAGATCTGATTGATTTCAGTCCAGAGTCAGATTATTTACTCGGTGACGCTGAAATCGTTGAACCTCACTCTTTCGAGGTTGAAGTGAATGCGACCTTTAAAGGTGATGATTATCACTGGCACTTTGAAAGTTATGAGGGACGTGCCGAAATTCCACCTCGTTTACTTGAATTGTCTGAAGTAGAGACCGAAACTGCAGGCGCAAAAACAATTACGGTTACACACACCGTGTATGGGATCATCAGCAAAGCCGAAGATAACGTTTTCCATGTTCATGCCCCATACTCTGGCATTGTTCAAGAAGTGGATGTACAAACTGGGGACAAGGTAAAAAAAGGCCAACGTCTGCTGACGGTTCGAAATCAACAAACCTTACAAACCTATGCAGTAACCAGTCCTGCTTCTGGTGAAGTGACATTGCGTCCAGTTAAGCGTGGCGATCACACAGATATTGGGACGCTTGTAGAAGTCAGTAACTTGTCTACTGTCTGGGTTGAAATGTCGATGTTCCCTAAGGACATTGAAGTAATTGCTAAAGGTATGACTGTTATCGTTGGTGATCTGCATGGTGAACACACTGCCGAAAGTAAACTCGATTACCTCTCACCACAGATGACCGGTGGTCACATCGCAAGGGCGAGAGCCACCATTACAAACCCTGATGGAAAATGGCGTCCTGGCATGCATGTGATGGCTGACGTTATCGTGGAACAAGTTGAGGTACCACTTGCCGTCAAACGCTCGGCTTTACAGACATTTCGAGACATGCCTGTCGTATTTGGTCGATTTGGAAATGTCTTTGAAGTCAGAATGGTTCAACTAGGTCGTCAAGACAAAAACTATGTTGAAGTGACAGGTGGACTTGAGGCAGGTACGGACTACGTCACTAACAATAGCTATCTTCTCAAGGCGGAAGTCTTAAAAGATGGCGCAAGTCACGATCACTAG